In the genome of Triticum urartu cultivar G1812 chromosome 5, Tu2.1, whole genome shotgun sequence, one region contains:
- the LOC125509059 gene encoding small polypeptide ROTUNDIFOLIA LIKE 2-like: MKIGGQGKLNRAFREKRARFYIFRRCVVMLLRWSD, from the coding sequence ATGAAGATTGGAGGCCAAGGGAAGCTCAACAGGGCTTTCAGAGAGAAGAGGGCTAGGTTCTACATCTTCCGCCGCTGCGTCGTCATGTTGCTCCGATGGAGCGACTGA